From the genome of Polyodon spathula isolate WHYD16114869_AA chromosome 14, ASM1765450v1, whole genome shotgun sequence, one region includes:
- the LOC121326497 gene encoding DISP complex protein LRCH3-like isoform X12 — MAAVVLMSVESPGPGFGIGGHNNSGTGATGNGHGVAGPASWNRSLDRALDEASVTGSLNLSGRKLKEFPRSAANHDLTDTTQADLSRNRLPELPMEVCHFVSLESLNLYQNCIRQVPDSVLNLQSLSYLNISRNQLSTLPGSLCSLPLKVLIAANNKLLCLPEEIGHLRQLAELDVSCNEIQSLPSQIGQLEALRDLNIRRNHLARLPVELAELPLVRIDFSCNKITTIPVCYRNLKHLQTIILENNPLQSPPAQICIKGKIHIFKYLNIEACKITPDLPEYDRRPAAFGSCHEDLYPSQTYGALDSGFNSVDSGDNRWSGNELLLPLQPTDEFSDLPLRVAEIKEQRLRRESQYLESRTGALVSNGTVEHDVEQIDFIDSCPEEDEEARTHKGADRGSLSSQFMAYIDRRISHEGSPVKASPTRDSLRADDSQRCHPLPSRNGGCASPSSPYNQCSHRGQAGVERARREAQLAALQYEEERQRTKQIQREAVLHFVKVDPPPPSSSLLNDLDFKHKTTLSPTKQSPTDSERLFPSRRSQHTDDSALLVNGCQPLMVFEIDTNTNTIKRRPGTHKQSLSGTSHDGCASHVSPAAAFTSPCCPLQQNNERSPLSPSASFPQSAVTPTLSPTSPVSPTSPVSPVGDSEEPRSPQSDGELGEDSPLAEELRKNIESRLKVSLPSDLGAALTDGVVLCHLANHVRPRSVSSIHVPSPAVPKLTMAKCRRNVENFLEACRRLGVPQESLCPAGAVLQGDPLCLYRTLEALLSLRIPPAAPASAPLLAGFAVFYLTVMCLLCTLYYQLSVLF; from the exons ATGGCGGCTGTGGTGTTGATGTCTGTCGAGAGTCCCGGTCCCGGGTTTGGGATTGGCGGCCACAATAACAGCGGGACCGGAGCGACTGGGAACGGCCACGGGGTAGCTGGACCTGCGTCATGGAACCGTTCTTTGGACCGGGCCCTGGACGAGGCGTCCGTGACGGGCTCGCTGAACCTCAGCGGCAGGAAGCTGAAGGAGTTCCCGAGAAGCGCCGCAAACCACGACCTGACCGATACGACTCAGGCCG ATTTGTCCCGGAACCGGCTGCCAGAGCTGCCGATGGAAGTGTGCCACTTCGTGTCCCTGGAGAGCCTGAACCTCTATCAGAACTGCATCCGGCAGGTCCCTGACTCGGTGCTCAACCTGCAGTCACTCTCCTACCTGAACATCAG CCGGAACCAGCTGTCCACCCTGCCCGGGTCACTGTGCAGCCTGCCCCTCAAGGTGCTCATCGCCGCCAATAACAAGCTGCTCTGCCTGCCAGAGGAGATAGGACATCTCCGCCAGCTCGCAGAGCTC GACGTGAGCTGCAACGAGATCCAGTCGCTGCCTTCTCAGATTGGCCAGTTGGAGGCTCTGCGGGACCTGAACATCCGCAGAAACCACCTGGCCCGGCTGCCAGTGG AGCTTGCAGAGTTGCCACTGGTCCGGATAGATTTCTCCTGCAATAAAATCACCACAATCCCAGTGTGTTACCGGAATCTGAAGCACCTGCAGACAATTATACTGGAGAACAACCCTCTGCAGTCTCCCCCTGCACAG ATCTGTATAAAGGGCAAAATTCACATATTTAAGTACCTAAACATAGAGGCCTGTAAGATCACCCCCGATCTGCCAGAATACGACAGAAGACCGGCTGCCTTCGGATCCTG TCATGAAGACCTGTACCCCAGCCAGACGTACGGAGCGCTGGACTCGGGGTTCAACAGTGTGGACAGCGGGGACAACAGGTGGTCTGGGAACGAG CTTCTTCTTCCTCTCCAGCCCACTGACGAGTTCTCAGACCTTCCGCTGCGAGTGGCGGAGATCAAGGAGCAGCGTCTGCGCAGAGAGAGCCAGTACCTGGAGAGCAGGACCGGGGCGCTTGTATCCAATGGGACAG TGGAGCATGACGTGGAGCAGATTGACTTCATTGACAGCTGTCCTGAAGAGGATGAGGAGGCACGCACACACAAGGGGGCCGATCGAGGCAGCCTCAGCTCACAGTTCATGGCATACATCGATCGCAGGATCAGCCACGAG GGTTCCCCGGTGAAAGCCAGCCCCACGAGGGATTCGTTACGAGCAGATGATTCACAGAGATGCCATCCCCTCCCCAGCAG GAATGGTGGATGTGCATCGCCATCTAGTCCCTACAACCAG TGTTCTCACAGAGGCCAGGCCGGGGTGGAGCGAGCCCGCAGAGAGGCCCAGCTAGCAGCGCTGCAGTATgaggaggagaggcagaggaCCAAGCAGATCCAGAGAGAGGCCGTCCTGCACTTTGTCAAGGTAGACCCACCTCCTCCCTCCTCTTCACTCCTGAATGACCTGGACTTCAAg CACAAAACGACACTGAGCCCCACAAAACAGAGCCCCACAGACAGTGAG cgccTTTTCCCCTCCAGACGTTCCCAGCACACAGACGACTCAGCACTCTTAGTG AATGGGTGTCAGCCCCTCATGGTGTTTGAAATAGACACTAACACCAATACCATTAAGAGGAGACCGGGAACTCACAAACAG TCTCTCTCTGGGACTTCCCACGATGGTTGTGCCTCTCATGTCTCTCCTGCAGCAGCATTTACCTCCCCCTGCTGTCCACTCCAG CAGAACAACGAGAGATCCCCACTTTCACCGAGTGCCTCTTTCCCCCAATCAG CAGTGACCCCCACACTGTCCCCTACGTCCCCTGTGTCCCCTACGTCCCCTGTGTCTCCAGTGGGAGATTCTGAGGAGCCGAGGAGCCCGCAGAGCGATGGGGAGCTGGGAGAAGACTCCCCTCTCGCAGAGGAGCTACGCAAG AATATCGAGTCCCGGTTGAAAGTGTCGTTGCCTAGCGACCTGGGGGCGGCCCTGACGGACGGAGTGGTGCTCTGCCACCTAGCCAATCACGTGCGGCCGCGGTCAGTGTCCAGCATCCACGTGCCGTCTCCCGCTGTG CCTAAGCTGACGATGGCGAAGTGTCGACGAAACGTGGAGAACTTCCTGGAGGCGTGCCGCAGGCTGGGGGTGCCGCAG GAGAGCCTGTGTCCCGCGGGGGCTGTGCTGCAGGGTGACCCCCTCTGCCTGTACCGGACACTGGAAGCGCTGCTGTCTCTCAGGATCCCCCCTGCAGCCCCTGCCTCAGCGCCGCTGCTGGCCGGATTTGCTGTGTTTTACCTCACTGTGATGTGTCTGCTCTGCACGCTGTACTACCAGCTGTCTGTGCTCTTCTAG
- the LOC121326497 gene encoding DISP complex protein LRCH3-like isoform X1 produces the protein MAAVVLMSVESPGPGFGIGGHNNSGTGATGNGHGVAGPASWNRSLDRALDEASVTGSLNLSGRKLKEFPRSAANHDLTDTTQADLSRNRLPELPMEVCHFVSLESLNLYQNCIRQVPDSVLNLQSLSYLNISRNQLSTLPGSLCSLPLKVLIAANNKLLCLPEEIGHLRQLAELDVSCNEIQSLPSQIGQLEALRDLNIRRNHLARLPVELAELPLVRIDFSCNKITTIPVCYRNLKHLQTIILENNPLQSPPAQICIKGKIHIFKYLNIEACKITPDLPEYDRRPAAFGSCHEDLYPSQTYGALDSGFNSVDSGDNRWSGNELLLPLQPTDEFSDLPLRVAEIKEQRLRRESQYLESRTGALVSNGTVEHDVEQIDFIDSCPEEDEEARTHKGADRGSLSSQFMAYIDRRISHEGSPVKASPTRDSLRADDSQRCHPLPSRNGGCASPSSPYNQCSHRGQAGVERARREAQLAALQYEEERQRTKQIQREAVLHFVKVDPPPPSSSLLNDLDFKHKTTLSPTKQSPTDSERLFPSRRSQHTDDSALLVNGCQPLMVFEIDTNTNTIKRRPGTHKQSLSGTSHDGCASHVSPAAAFTSPCCPLQQNNERSPLSPSASFPQSALQSPPYPGPASPPSYRSPSHRPESFLFRAALREEVKRDYSQYGAALTPTPDTAPLVRLAVTPTLSPTSPVSPTSPVSPVGDSEEPRSPQSDGELGEDSPLAEELRKNIESRLKVSLPSDLGAALTDGVVLCHLANHVRPRSVSSIHVPSPAVPKLTMAKCRRNVENFLEACRRLGVPQESLCPAGAVLQGDPLCLYRTLEALLSLRIPPAAPASAPLLAGFAVFYLTVMCLLCTLYYQLSVLF, from the exons ATGGCGGCTGTGGTGTTGATGTCTGTCGAGAGTCCCGGTCCCGGGTTTGGGATTGGCGGCCACAATAACAGCGGGACCGGAGCGACTGGGAACGGCCACGGGGTAGCTGGACCTGCGTCATGGAACCGTTCTTTGGACCGGGCCCTGGACGAGGCGTCCGTGACGGGCTCGCTGAACCTCAGCGGCAGGAAGCTGAAGGAGTTCCCGAGAAGCGCCGCAAACCACGACCTGACCGATACGACTCAGGCCG ATTTGTCCCGGAACCGGCTGCCAGAGCTGCCGATGGAAGTGTGCCACTTCGTGTCCCTGGAGAGCCTGAACCTCTATCAGAACTGCATCCGGCAGGTCCCTGACTCGGTGCTCAACCTGCAGTCACTCTCCTACCTGAACATCAG CCGGAACCAGCTGTCCACCCTGCCCGGGTCACTGTGCAGCCTGCCCCTCAAGGTGCTCATCGCCGCCAATAACAAGCTGCTCTGCCTGCCAGAGGAGATAGGACATCTCCGCCAGCTCGCAGAGCTC GACGTGAGCTGCAACGAGATCCAGTCGCTGCCTTCTCAGATTGGCCAGTTGGAGGCTCTGCGGGACCTGAACATCCGCAGAAACCACCTGGCCCGGCTGCCAGTGG AGCTTGCAGAGTTGCCACTGGTCCGGATAGATTTCTCCTGCAATAAAATCACCACAATCCCAGTGTGTTACCGGAATCTGAAGCACCTGCAGACAATTATACTGGAGAACAACCCTCTGCAGTCTCCCCCTGCACAG ATCTGTATAAAGGGCAAAATTCACATATTTAAGTACCTAAACATAGAGGCCTGTAAGATCACCCCCGATCTGCCAGAATACGACAGAAGACCGGCTGCCTTCGGATCCTG TCATGAAGACCTGTACCCCAGCCAGACGTACGGAGCGCTGGACTCGGGGTTCAACAGTGTGGACAGCGGGGACAACAGGTGGTCTGGGAACGAG CTTCTTCTTCCTCTCCAGCCCACTGACGAGTTCTCAGACCTTCCGCTGCGAGTGGCGGAGATCAAGGAGCAGCGTCTGCGCAGAGAGAGCCAGTACCTGGAGAGCAGGACCGGGGCGCTTGTATCCAATGGGACAG TGGAGCATGACGTGGAGCAGATTGACTTCATTGACAGCTGTCCTGAAGAGGATGAGGAGGCACGCACACACAAGGGGGCCGATCGAGGCAGCCTCAGCTCACAGTTCATGGCATACATCGATCGCAGGATCAGCCACGAG GGTTCCCCGGTGAAAGCCAGCCCCACGAGGGATTCGTTACGAGCAGATGATTCACAGAGATGCCATCCCCTCCCCAGCAG GAATGGTGGATGTGCATCGCCATCTAGTCCCTACAACCAG TGTTCTCACAGAGGCCAGGCCGGGGTGGAGCGAGCCCGCAGAGAGGCCCAGCTAGCAGCGCTGCAGTATgaggaggagaggcagaggaCCAAGCAGATCCAGAGAGAGGCCGTCCTGCACTTTGTCAAGGTAGACCCACCTCCTCCCTCCTCTTCACTCCTGAATGACCTGGACTTCAAg CACAAAACGACACTGAGCCCCACAAAACAGAGCCCCACAGACAGTGAG cgccTTTTCCCCTCCAGACGTTCCCAGCACACAGACGACTCAGCACTCTTAGTG AATGGGTGTCAGCCCCTCATGGTGTTTGAAATAGACACTAACACCAATACCATTAAGAGGAGACCGGGAACTCACAAACAG TCTCTCTCTGGGACTTCCCACGATGGTTGTGCCTCTCATGTCTCTCCTGCAGCAGCATTTACCTCCCCCTGCTGTCCACTCCAG CAGAACAACGAGAGATCCCCACTTTCACCGAGTGCCTCTTTCCCCCAATCAG CCCTCCAATCGCCTCCCTACCCTGGCCCTGCTTCCCCGCCCTCCTACCGAAGCCCCTCCCATCGCCCTGAGAGCTTCCTGTTCCGCGCTGCTCTGAGAGAGGAGGTTAAGAGAG ATTACTCACAGTATGGAGCAGCACTGACCCCAACCCCTGACACAGCTCCTCTCGTTCGTCTAGCAGTGACCCCCACACTGTCCCCTACGTCCCCTGTGTCCCCTACGTCCCCTGTGTCTCCAGTGGGAGATTCTGAGGAGCCGAGGAGCCCGCAGAGCGATGGGGAGCTGGGAGAAGACTCCCCTCTCGCAGAGGAGCTACGCAAG AATATCGAGTCCCGGTTGAAAGTGTCGTTGCCTAGCGACCTGGGGGCGGCCCTGACGGACGGAGTGGTGCTCTGCCACCTAGCCAATCACGTGCGGCCGCGGTCAGTGTCCAGCATCCACGTGCCGTCTCCCGCTGTG CCTAAGCTGACGATGGCGAAGTGTCGACGAAACGTGGAGAACTTCCTGGAGGCGTGCCGCAGGCTGGGGGTGCCGCAG GAGAGCCTGTGTCCCGCGGGGGCTGTGCTGCAGGGTGACCCCCTCTGCCTGTACCGGACACTGGAAGCGCTGCTGTCTCTCAGGATCCCCCCTGCAGCCCCTGCCTCAGCGCCGCTGCTGGCCGGATTTGCTGTGTTTTACCTCACTGTGATGTGTCTGCTCTGCACGCTGTACTACCAGCTGTCTGTGCTCTTCTAG
- the LOC121326497 gene encoding DISP complex protein LRCH3-like isoform X13: MAAVVLMSVESPGPGFGIGGHNNSGTGATGNGHGVAGPASWNRSLDRALDEASVTGSLNLSGRKLKEFPRSAANHDLTDTTQADLSRNRLPELPMEVCHFVSLESLNLYQNCIRQVPDSVLNLQSLSYLNISRNQLSTLPGSLCSLPLKVLIAANNKLLCLPEEIGHLRQLAELDVSCNEIQSLPSQIGQLEALRDLNIRRNHLARLPVELAELPLVRIDFSCNKITTIPVCYRNLKHLQTIILENNPLQSPPAQICIKGKIHIFKYLNIEACKITPDLPEYDRRPAAFGSCHEDLYPSQTYGALDSGFNSVDSGDNRWSGNELLLPLQPTDEFSDLPLRVAEIKEQRLRRESQYLESRTGALVSNGTVEHDVEQIDFIDSCPEEDEEARTHKGADRGSLSSQFMAYIDRRISHEGSPVKASPTRDSLRADDSQRCHPLPSRNGGCASPSSPYNQCSHRGQAGVERARREAQLAALQYEEERQRTKQIQREAVLHFVKVDPPPPSSSLLNDLDFKHKTTLSPTKQSPTDSERLFPSRRSQHTDDSALLVNGCQPLMVFEIDTNTNTIKRRPGTHKQSLSGTSHDGCASHVSPAAAFTSPCCPLQNNERSPLSPSASFPQSAVTPTLSPTSPVSPTSPVSPVGDSEEPRSPQSDGELGEDSPLAEELRKNIESRLKVSLPSDLGAALTDGVVLCHLANHVRPRSVSSIHVPSPAVPKLTMAKCRRNVENFLEACRRLGVPQESLCPAGAVLQGDPLCLYRTLEALLSLRIPPAAPASAPLLAGFAVFYLTVMCLLCTLYYQLSVLF, from the exons ATGGCGGCTGTGGTGTTGATGTCTGTCGAGAGTCCCGGTCCCGGGTTTGGGATTGGCGGCCACAATAACAGCGGGACCGGAGCGACTGGGAACGGCCACGGGGTAGCTGGACCTGCGTCATGGAACCGTTCTTTGGACCGGGCCCTGGACGAGGCGTCCGTGACGGGCTCGCTGAACCTCAGCGGCAGGAAGCTGAAGGAGTTCCCGAGAAGCGCCGCAAACCACGACCTGACCGATACGACTCAGGCCG ATTTGTCCCGGAACCGGCTGCCAGAGCTGCCGATGGAAGTGTGCCACTTCGTGTCCCTGGAGAGCCTGAACCTCTATCAGAACTGCATCCGGCAGGTCCCTGACTCGGTGCTCAACCTGCAGTCACTCTCCTACCTGAACATCAG CCGGAACCAGCTGTCCACCCTGCCCGGGTCACTGTGCAGCCTGCCCCTCAAGGTGCTCATCGCCGCCAATAACAAGCTGCTCTGCCTGCCAGAGGAGATAGGACATCTCCGCCAGCTCGCAGAGCTC GACGTGAGCTGCAACGAGATCCAGTCGCTGCCTTCTCAGATTGGCCAGTTGGAGGCTCTGCGGGACCTGAACATCCGCAGAAACCACCTGGCCCGGCTGCCAGTGG AGCTTGCAGAGTTGCCACTGGTCCGGATAGATTTCTCCTGCAATAAAATCACCACAATCCCAGTGTGTTACCGGAATCTGAAGCACCTGCAGACAATTATACTGGAGAACAACCCTCTGCAGTCTCCCCCTGCACAG ATCTGTATAAAGGGCAAAATTCACATATTTAAGTACCTAAACATAGAGGCCTGTAAGATCACCCCCGATCTGCCAGAATACGACAGAAGACCGGCTGCCTTCGGATCCTG TCATGAAGACCTGTACCCCAGCCAGACGTACGGAGCGCTGGACTCGGGGTTCAACAGTGTGGACAGCGGGGACAACAGGTGGTCTGGGAACGAG CTTCTTCTTCCTCTCCAGCCCACTGACGAGTTCTCAGACCTTCCGCTGCGAGTGGCGGAGATCAAGGAGCAGCGTCTGCGCAGAGAGAGCCAGTACCTGGAGAGCAGGACCGGGGCGCTTGTATCCAATGGGACAG TGGAGCATGACGTGGAGCAGATTGACTTCATTGACAGCTGTCCTGAAGAGGATGAGGAGGCACGCACACACAAGGGGGCCGATCGAGGCAGCCTCAGCTCACAGTTCATGGCATACATCGATCGCAGGATCAGCCACGAG GGTTCCCCGGTGAAAGCCAGCCCCACGAGGGATTCGTTACGAGCAGATGATTCACAGAGATGCCATCCCCTCCCCAGCAG GAATGGTGGATGTGCATCGCCATCTAGTCCCTACAACCAG TGTTCTCACAGAGGCCAGGCCGGGGTGGAGCGAGCCCGCAGAGAGGCCCAGCTAGCAGCGCTGCAGTATgaggaggagaggcagaggaCCAAGCAGATCCAGAGAGAGGCCGTCCTGCACTTTGTCAAGGTAGACCCACCTCCTCCCTCCTCTTCACTCCTGAATGACCTGGACTTCAAg CACAAAACGACACTGAGCCCCACAAAACAGAGCCCCACAGACAGTGAG cgccTTTTCCCCTCCAGACGTTCCCAGCACACAGACGACTCAGCACTCTTAGTG AATGGGTGTCAGCCCCTCATGGTGTTTGAAATAGACACTAACACCAATACCATTAAGAGGAGACCGGGAACTCACAAACAG TCTCTCTCTGGGACTTCCCACGATGGTTGTGCCTCTCATGTCTCTCCTGCAGCAGCATTTACCTCCCCCTGCTGTCCACTCCAG AACAACGAGAGATCCCCACTTTCACCGAGTGCCTCTTTCCCCCAATCAG CAGTGACCCCCACACTGTCCCCTACGTCCCCTGTGTCCCCTACGTCCCCTGTGTCTCCAGTGGGAGATTCTGAGGAGCCGAGGAGCCCGCAGAGCGATGGGGAGCTGGGAGAAGACTCCCCTCTCGCAGAGGAGCTACGCAAG AATATCGAGTCCCGGTTGAAAGTGTCGTTGCCTAGCGACCTGGGGGCGGCCCTGACGGACGGAGTGGTGCTCTGCCACCTAGCCAATCACGTGCGGCCGCGGTCAGTGTCCAGCATCCACGTGCCGTCTCCCGCTGTG CCTAAGCTGACGATGGCGAAGTGTCGACGAAACGTGGAGAACTTCCTGGAGGCGTGCCGCAGGCTGGGGGTGCCGCAG GAGAGCCTGTGTCCCGCGGGGGCTGTGCTGCAGGGTGACCCCCTCTGCCTGTACCGGACACTGGAAGCGCTGCTGTCTCTCAGGATCCCCCCTGCAGCCCCTGCCTCAGCGCCGCTGCTGGCCGGATTTGCTGTGTTTTACCTCACTGTGATGTGTCTGCTCTGCACGCTGTACTACCAGCTGTCTGTGCTCTTCTAG
- the LOC121326497 gene encoding DISP complex protein LRCH3-like isoform X8, with the protein MAAVVLMSVESPGPGFGIGGHNNSGTGATGNGHGVAGPASWNRSLDRALDEASVTGSLNLSGRKLKEFPRSAANHDLTDTTQADLSRNRLPELPMEVCHFVSLESLNLYQNCIRQVPDSVLNLQSLSYLNISRNQLSTLPGSLCSLPLKVLIAANNKLLCLPEEIGHLRQLAELDVSCNEIQSLPSQIGQLEALRDLNIRRNHLARLPVELAELPLVRIDFSCNKITTIPVCYRNLKHLQTIILENNPLQSPPAQICIKGKIHIFKYLNIEACKITPDLPEYDRRPAAFGSCHEDLYPSQTYGALDSGFNSVDSGDNRWSGNELLLPLQPTDEFSDLPLRVAEIKEQRLRRESQYLESRTGALVSNGTVEHDVEQIDFIDSCPEEDEEARTHKGADRGSLSSQFMAYIDRRISHEGSPVKASPTRDSLRADDSQRCHPLPSRNGGCASPSSPYNQCSHRGQAGVERARREAQLAALQYEEERQRTKQIQREAVLHFVKVDPPPPSSSLLNDLDFKHKTTLSPTKQSPTDSERLFPSRRSQHTDDSALLVNGCQPLMVFEIDTNTNTIKRRPGTHKQSLSGTSHDGCASHVSPAAAFTSPCCPLQQNNERSPLSPSASFPQSALQSPPYPGPASPPSYRSPSHRPESFLFRAALREEVKRDYSQYGAALTPTPDTAPLVRLAVTPTLSPTSPVSPTSPVSPVGDSEEPRSPQSDGELGEDSPLAEELRKNIESRLKVSLPSDLGAALTDGVVLCHLANHVRPRSVSSIHVPSPAVPKLTMAKCRRNVENFLEACRRLGVPQAQLCLPLHILEMKGLAQVAGTVQALLELAPPKNLQLSSV; encoded by the exons ATGGCGGCTGTGGTGTTGATGTCTGTCGAGAGTCCCGGTCCCGGGTTTGGGATTGGCGGCCACAATAACAGCGGGACCGGAGCGACTGGGAACGGCCACGGGGTAGCTGGACCTGCGTCATGGAACCGTTCTTTGGACCGGGCCCTGGACGAGGCGTCCGTGACGGGCTCGCTGAACCTCAGCGGCAGGAAGCTGAAGGAGTTCCCGAGAAGCGCCGCAAACCACGACCTGACCGATACGACTCAGGCCG ATTTGTCCCGGAACCGGCTGCCAGAGCTGCCGATGGAAGTGTGCCACTTCGTGTCCCTGGAGAGCCTGAACCTCTATCAGAACTGCATCCGGCAGGTCCCTGACTCGGTGCTCAACCTGCAGTCACTCTCCTACCTGAACATCAG CCGGAACCAGCTGTCCACCCTGCCCGGGTCACTGTGCAGCCTGCCCCTCAAGGTGCTCATCGCCGCCAATAACAAGCTGCTCTGCCTGCCAGAGGAGATAGGACATCTCCGCCAGCTCGCAGAGCTC GACGTGAGCTGCAACGAGATCCAGTCGCTGCCTTCTCAGATTGGCCAGTTGGAGGCTCTGCGGGACCTGAACATCCGCAGAAACCACCTGGCCCGGCTGCCAGTGG AGCTTGCAGAGTTGCCACTGGTCCGGATAGATTTCTCCTGCAATAAAATCACCACAATCCCAGTGTGTTACCGGAATCTGAAGCACCTGCAGACAATTATACTGGAGAACAACCCTCTGCAGTCTCCCCCTGCACAG ATCTGTATAAAGGGCAAAATTCACATATTTAAGTACCTAAACATAGAGGCCTGTAAGATCACCCCCGATCTGCCAGAATACGACAGAAGACCGGCTGCCTTCGGATCCTG TCATGAAGACCTGTACCCCAGCCAGACGTACGGAGCGCTGGACTCGGGGTTCAACAGTGTGGACAGCGGGGACAACAGGTGGTCTGGGAACGAG CTTCTTCTTCCTCTCCAGCCCACTGACGAGTTCTCAGACCTTCCGCTGCGAGTGGCGGAGATCAAGGAGCAGCGTCTGCGCAGAGAGAGCCAGTACCTGGAGAGCAGGACCGGGGCGCTTGTATCCAATGGGACAG TGGAGCATGACGTGGAGCAGATTGACTTCATTGACAGCTGTCCTGAAGAGGATGAGGAGGCACGCACACACAAGGGGGCCGATCGAGGCAGCCTCAGCTCACAGTTCATGGCATACATCGATCGCAGGATCAGCCACGAG GGTTCCCCGGTGAAAGCCAGCCCCACGAGGGATTCGTTACGAGCAGATGATTCACAGAGATGCCATCCCCTCCCCAGCAG GAATGGTGGATGTGCATCGCCATCTAGTCCCTACAACCAG TGTTCTCACAGAGGCCAGGCCGGGGTGGAGCGAGCCCGCAGAGAGGCCCAGCTAGCAGCGCTGCAGTATgaggaggagaggcagaggaCCAAGCAGATCCAGAGAGAGGCCGTCCTGCACTTTGTCAAGGTAGACCCACCTCCTCCCTCCTCTTCACTCCTGAATGACCTGGACTTCAAg CACAAAACGACACTGAGCCCCACAAAACAGAGCCCCACAGACAGTGAG cgccTTTTCCCCTCCAGACGTTCCCAGCACACAGACGACTCAGCACTCTTAGTG AATGGGTGTCAGCCCCTCATGGTGTTTGAAATAGACACTAACACCAATACCATTAAGAGGAGACCGGGAACTCACAAACAG TCTCTCTCTGGGACTTCCCACGATGGTTGTGCCTCTCATGTCTCTCCTGCAGCAGCATTTACCTCCCCCTGCTGTCCACTCCAG CAGAACAACGAGAGATCCCCACTTTCACCGAGTGCCTCTTTCCCCCAATCAG CCCTCCAATCGCCTCCCTACCCTGGCCCTGCTTCCCCGCCCTCCTACCGAAGCCCCTCCCATCGCCCTGAGAGCTTCCTGTTCCGCGCTGCTCTGAGAGAGGAGGTTAAGAGAG ATTACTCACAGTATGGAGCAGCACTGACCCCAACCCCTGACACAGCTCCTCTCGTTCGTCTAGCAGTGACCCCCACACTGTCCCCTACGTCCCCTGTGTCCCCTACGTCCCCTGTGTCTCCAGTGGGAGATTCTGAGGAGCCGAGGAGCCCGCAGAGCGATGGGGAGCTGGGAGAAGACTCCCCTCTCGCAGAGGAGCTACGCAAG AATATCGAGTCCCGGTTGAAAGTGTCGTTGCCTAGCGACCTGGGGGCGGCCCTGACGGACGGAGTGGTGCTCTGCCACCTAGCCAATCACGTGCGGCCGCGGTCAGTGTCCAGCATCCACGTGCCGTCTCCCGCTGTG CCTAAGCTGACGATGGCGAAGTGTCGACGAAACGTGGAGAACTTCCTGGAGGCGTGCCGCAGGCTGGGGGTGCCGCAG GCCCAGCTGTGTCTGCCGCTGCACATCCTGGAGATGAAAGGTCTGGCTCAGGTGGCCGGGACGGTCCAAGCCCTGCTGGAACTGGCACCCCccaaaaacctgcagctctcctcGGTGTAA